The Haematobia irritans isolate KBUSLIRL chromosome 1, ASM5000362v1, whole genome shotgun sequence DNA segment gccaaatttgaggacgattggacttaaattgcgagctgtactttgtgcacaaaattacatatacagacagacggacggacagacagacagacagacggacatcgctaaatcgactcagattttaattcttacccgatcggtatactaaaagatgggtctatgaccactatttcttggcgttatatacaaatgcacaaacttattataccctgtaccacagtagtggtgaagggcataattaattagatcaattaatttcatggttgaagacaaaaaatattttattgtgtgtgggagccggttccacgacaccgctataaataatcaaatagcaacttaccattatttaatataacaaaaaataaaagcattgctttaagtatgtgtttgaaaaatattgtttgtaatttatttttaattcaagacaacaaacatatgatttttaaattttatttaaaatgtgtgttttaaaacaggactagaaatcataaagcaaaacataaatttaacatattcatcgtgtataaaaaatactaagaataaaaaattaaataaaagccaaaaaataaattgaatattataaaacgtctatcttcgatcagtttttaaaaattctctgagaacagaatacaacgaagcaactgtcgagagcagcggtgccaactctgtggatttttcgtgattttgacgattttagatggtaaattgggcatgtgacgatttatgattttaatcaacgtagttataaaatgtgcgtctcaagtttccttttagtgtttttatttcgtgtttttaattgtaatgtaaatatcaatactaaaaaatatgcttaacatactctctctgccacaatcttaattggattaaacacatcgcaaagcttgaattaaaatataaaacaactgtagctttgattattctggggggggggggggcaagaactattctgggggggggctacgcccccccccccagcacccccctagctacgccaatgcttatatggtttcaaaagccagagttttgccatgagttgcttcaaattttgcattaggACTACGTTAaatagtattgttaagtgtgtccaatttggttgaaatccgttgagatttagatatagcacccatatatatatctttcgcccgatttatacacatatgaccacggaggccaaaattattctcccttttacgttttttgctgagatagtaggattattattctaactatgtatatcaaatttggtcaaaatcggttcgggGAAAtacggtagaatgtttcatattttagacccattttcaatgggagtttcctccaattgactcgatagtttccacagagaatacatttaataagctatttaagtgtgtcttgatttaatatgaccaaaatactcacattttacacaaaattctgtgacgatttccccatatcgtagtcatatcctacacactgtaatgcctaaCTTTCCagagaatggtcgaatttttaaattaagctccgacttgtggaaatatatcacaacccacaattgaccacatatcttttgcgagatttaaccaatatccttgtaaatatTCTTGTAAAATATTACTTAAACCAAACCATgcgatatacatatatatggaagctaaatCTTGACCGATTgtaatgatattttgcacacttgtAGTATGCTGCTCTTACATTGTGTCAAATTCGAAGACGATCGGTGGTTAGTAAATAAGCGCAGTATGAACCAATGAAAAGTTTAAGTAATCCTGAAAAAAGGCAGGATGTCACTTAAACCTAAACCTATaaacccatttgtcgaaatcaggcgataaatatataggggagctacatCTATATTGGATTTACAAATTTCTTATTTGTCCAAATTCAATATCATTCGTACATGGTCAAAACAAAACCCTGAAGTAAATTCatcaaattctgagtcaatcgatttatggggtctaagatcaatatttctggtaaggacatttctttattataccctgataaCAATGTGATTTATACCCTGATaactatttataaaaaatcgCTTAGACTACTAATCcatgtatattataaaaaactGATAGGCCCTTCAAATTTGGGCTAGAACACACGATAATATAAGTTGGAAGAGCTAACCATGACTAAATCATGGATTCCGCTTTAGTACCACATTCATATAGCAGAATACAGTCATACCGAAGATAGCACTTTTCTTACCTGCAGTTTTAGTATCATTTAACCCGCATAATGTTTTCCTCTATGTCCTGTTTGTGTGTACTATTTTTCTATTCCCACAATATTGAGGATGACCTATGCGATTGATTATCATGATAGTAGCAGCACCATTGAAAGTAATATTAATAGAATCTGCAAACAAATCTAGAGCATTGGTATAAAAAAAGTATGgacaaatgtctaaaggcataagtctatttctttttattttcactttttcCATCCATCCAGTGTACGTCGCTAACATTCTTTCTAAGACTATTAcagaaaaaaacgaaatgaGGACATTGCCTTTTCTACAACGTCTTTTTTTGATCCCCATGGCATTTATAATCAATGAAAGGCTTTTGAATAATACATCATCTTGCATGGATGGACGGAcgtatttataaataatttacgTGGGCTATTTGTTTCCAATAAAAACTTGcatatttctatttctaaactgCGAGCTGCATTAACAGCCATCCATGATAGCAAACCATAAAATGATATTTGATGATTGCATCGGTTTGCCGGGCTTTGATTTGGTTTGGCCTGTATCATGTTATAGCTGGTCGCTGGTGTTTTGTTTTCCATTAGCATTTTGGTTGCATTCGATGATAAAGTTTCTTTTCTCTCCTTTATTAATTGGCCAGCatggcatatacaatttttgttatttgaagATTTGGCTTTATTtggctttaaaataaatttgaaaaaatcccaCTCGTCTTATCACCGTACACTTTTATCCCCACTCCTACATCCTACATACATGACCATGCACACTCCCACTCACATCCCCTTTTAGAGATATTACAGAGATATAATTGAGAATGGACTACCGCCATCAACAATGCACGTCGAATGTGATTCTAATGGCAGCAGACAACGATGCCACTTGATGATGCCTGCCTATGTATGTTCGCATAATGTGATGgggattttttgtttcatttctgAAAAACGCAAAGAGGGGTAAAATGATTGTGTACGATTTTTCTTAATAttaattgagtttatttttaaGATGGGAATCGCTCGCCGATTTTCCATTAGACAGAAAGGGACCTGTAAACGATGGCAGTGAAGACATATTGGATTGGATGAATGAAGACGGCGGCAATTTGGTTTTAAACGAGTCGAGCACTCTTGACTCTTTTTCGTATGGCAGTCATGACCGGCACAGTCATTCCTCATTGAGACCACTCTACCCCAATTTGTTTTCGTTCTCATCTTTGCTACTTCTGTCATTGATGATTTAGTAGacagaaagaaaacttttattcctacaaTCATGGTAGTTGTCATTGTGGGTCGATCCCAATGTCCCTTATGTACGAATGATAggttccaataaaaaattaaaatttacattcCTTACCACAATAACAAAGAAATGACTCCAAATAAATGGGCCCAAAAGGAATTtctatgttgattttgaatatggTGTGAATCTATTGTGAGTTGTCCACCTTACAAAATTCCCCAATAGGTAGAGTAAATCCTCTACTGTAACCTGATAGAAATGCGAGTAAGAGCGATCAGTGCAGGTTCACGGCAAAGCCTCTGGATGAAGCAGCATTTCGTGGTGCAAAGGTAAGCAGGCCGGCCTTCCACGGGTCATGTGTTCAATCGCAGTTTTgacagcggtggattacccccTCTCACTAATGCTGGAGACGTTCCATAGCTTCTCAAAATGGTTTCAaagtaatgtgaaacgccgtttagATTCGTCTATAAAATGGAGATCCCTTGGCAAATTACGGTCTGCCTAACAGTAACTATGTTCCGTGAAGAAGTGACCTTTCAAGACAGACGAGGATCCTTTTGACCCAACTAAGACCAGGCCTCCAAATAAGATCACACGCTTCTGAAAACCGTTAAGAATGGAAATGGTAGTCGAACAAATCAAAGCTCATTACGGGAAGTACAAATAAGGctcttaaaaatatatgtaacttTTCAAGGacataaaatattccaaaattatttttccccTTTGGTGTTAATATAGGCACAAATCCGCACAGTGTCTCATCGAGTATGATCACTGTCAAGGTTTCGAACAATTTATGATGTGAATTATTCAACGCTTCACTTAGGATAGAAAATCTCAGTGTGAGAtgataactatagaaataaaattttgacaaaattttctatagaaataaaatgttgacaaaattttctatagaaataaatttttgacaaaattttcgatagaaataaaattttggcaatattttcaaaaaaaaaaattttttttgactaaattttgtatagaaaaaaaatttacaaattttctataaatataaatatttgacaaaattttttgacaaatgccTACAGATTCctctaaattttttgacaaattcctatataaataaaattttgacaaaatttcctatagaattaaaatttttggcaaaattttctatagaaaaaaatttaaaaaattttctatagaaacaaaattttgaccaaatattctatagaaataatattttgacatattttttcatagaaaaaaattggacaaaattttctattaaaaaaaaaaattgacaaaattttctatagaaataaaattttgacaaaatttactatagtaataacatttagacaacattttctttagaaataaaatttggacaaaattttctatacaaaaaaaaaaaatggacaaaatgttctaagaaataacattttgacaaagttttctatggaaataaaattttggcaaaattttctatagaaataaaattttgacaaaattttctatagaaataaaattttgacaaaatattctatagaaataaaattttctatagaaagaaaactttgacaaaattttctatagaaataaaattttgacaaaaatttctaaagaaataaaattttgacaaagttttctatagaaataacattttgacaaaattttctgtagaaattaaaattttgacaaaattttgacaatgttgacaaaattttctatggaattgaaattttgggagaattgtctatagaaataaaattttgaaaatttctataaaaaaaatttacagaactaaaattttaacaaaattttctatagaaaaataaaatttgaacaaaattttctatagaaataaaattttaacaaaattttctatagaaataaaattttaacaaaattttgtatagaaataaaattttgacaaaattttctttagatcgttaaaacattaaaaatcctATACATTTACGatccaaaattttggtagattatttttggcacaagtggcAACACTTATCCAAGCGATGAGGCCTATTATGGGGAGGACGGTTTCGCAGTTGATCTATGTTTCGTCGACTGTTACAAAACAACACCGATTTTTTCCGACCAAACGTGGTACTGAAAAGTCATGGTTAAGTTTTATGTCTGGCCTGAAGAAAATACGGCACATATCACGCCATTCGTGCAATTTCATGCAGGATATGGACTTGCAAATCTTTTGAAATGCCTACTTTATCAGCTATCTCGCCTACATTCAACGGAGATGTCTCAATACGAGATCGTGGATTTGTTTCTTAATACTTCGTGGGGTAGCAGTTGATGTGCAAAGGGTTACATAATTGAAAGTGATTTTTTGACTAatcaacatttttccagaaaaaaatcaaGGTCGCCTTTTTGTAACCTTTAAGTTCTACTAATCGAATTCAATTGCATCCCCAAAGCTTCCAAGTGCCTCTTGCTACTGGAAGGTGTGTCGGAgaaaacggatgaaatttgaaataactGCTTTTCATTCAGTTTTATGGACAACCCTCATTTGCTGTCTCCACTGTCTCCACTGTTTCAACTTTTGCttatttccaattttaaatttcatagaaagaaaaccaaatttttttcaactgaAATGATTCCATCTAAAGGGAAAAACTTTGAGTAGTGTATAGCAGTGTCGCattaaatatacatatgtatgccTTCGTAACATTTCTTTGTCTGTGACGGTGTTTGTTGTTCCCTTTACAACATATTGTGTAAATCCCTTaatgtcattttgaaaatttatcatAATGATCACAGATTCTCCTCATCCCACACCCCCTAAGATACTTAATTTGATGATGCGTTTGATGGGTTAGCGGCTTAGGCAATGCGatctattttttgaatttgattttCGTTTCGTTCTTCATATTCATCCCATTTTGCAAAACTAACAATGAATGCCGTCATGCTTTCGCTGTTTTCTTTCCAGTTTCTTCAGTTTAGCGCTTCCACAATATTTTCTGTGACAAATTCCGTTTGTATTCTATTTTTACGGGTCTGTCCGGTCGTCTGTCTGTCCTCCATTTgatgttcacattttttttgttgtagttttcttaaatatttttttttgggtatttCTCTGCTTGGcgcttttattattattattatttattttaatttcatttggtTTGGCTTGGTCACAGTAGCCACCGTCATACGTATCTTGTGTCAGCGTTAATGGGTTTCTGTGATGTTTATGGTTATTGTGGCACTCCTTTGAaatgttttcgttttgttttttttttttttttgatttcatagCCCTAAGTGTGCATATGATTTGGGAGCatattcgtgtttttttttttggaatttgcaAAAGCATAATTCCATACATGATCAGAATCACCTTTATGCTGATGATTATAATGGTCATTGTACTGTGGGCAGGAATGTTTTAATTGTATTGTATGATATGTAGCCACATTACAGCAATACCAAGTAGAGCGGAAATAATGATGGAACAATGAAAGATAAATAGAGAGGTGTGCTCATTATGTGTGAACTCGTTAATACATGGATTTGATTTGGTTTTGAGATTTGTGTAACTTTTATTGATAAGGGGAAATGaggatttttttgtaaacaatgGCATCAGAAGAAATTGATTTGTGTAAACCCAAATTCAAGTAATTGTGATTGTTAATATTTGATTCCCATTTGCAACTTTTACttatacaataaaagaaaattattaatatccccaaaaaacaaaaaaaaaaaattatatacagcagtaagttcggccgggccgaatattaagtacccaacaccatgaatcaaatattatactttcctttgaaatttcaggggggtttgatgacagacattctcacaaagattttacctatgaagatgagatcaaattctggattttgtttgagttttagaggaatcattaacatctcttgtatgtGTGTAAGAAaccgatgaaataacgccttgatttgaaatctaaaatctgtagatgttcatatatatatgaaccctcaagaagtgaaatcggtttatatggaggccttgCCAAATGggtcgataaaaactaaatccgatacacgtttttgtgagtctaaaataccattatatttacaattttagacaaatcgcaaatcccaaacaataaaatcatttcttgcacacctatttatagtccaaAAAAccgtccagattttcaattacaGGCAAACTGGACAACAACTATGGTTTttacaagcccaaaaagtaaaatcggagatcggtctatatgggggctgtatcaaaacatggaccgatactcaccatttttgacacacctctttacgtttctaaaatgcctctagatttccaaattcaagcaaaatggataaaatctacggtttctatacgctcaagaagtaaaatcggtagatcggtctatataggggctatacccaaacatggaccgctactcagcatttttgacaaacctGTTTAcgtttctaaaatacctctgcaGCAATTATGCTACATCCTTCAATAATGATGCTATCGTgctgcaattttgcaaaaactctttttttctctgcaagaaagtcaagttcgaagatgggtcctGTTTCCAAATattcaccatatagaccgaatggCGCGGAAGCAGCAATTTTCATCCCATttccatgaaattggaaatctaggtatTTAGCTCCATAAAGAGCTGTGCTAAGCTTGGTATTTTTTATGTCATTGTTCAATATGCTAAAATTGAAGTAAAACACTCCAAACATCTTCGGCCGATTATTGCTTTGTTTTGGCTGAGCATCGTCTTCGGCCACGCTCTAGTAGGCACGGACGACTAACAGACGAACTCGACCATGAGTTCTTCGTACCTGTTACTGAAGTCGATCTTTAtcctttcaaaattaatttcagaattatttccaaaaaagcaaTTTGAAGCCACTCTGCGATGTCGAAGAAGACGCAATCGTAAAAAGGGATTTAATATTATTCTCTTGAgaacttttagaaaatgtattttccCTAAAATCACGCCAGTAACCCGAAGAAACTCGTCGTTACaggtttaaataaaatatatgctaCAGTTAAACGGCCTTCTGACGCCGAAAGCCGATTCATGGTCGATTATCGCCTTTTGGCCTAATGCCGAAACCGattcttcggtcgagctctagtgCCTACCCCTACCTAATATAACATCAAGCATATCCTTCTGTTTGATTGTGGATAATTCTCACGTCGAATAAATCCaagttttgataatattttcctaTTTAGTCAATATTCATCCCCAAATCCCCAAAACCTAACGTTACCTTTGACAACTTGTTCCTCTTTAACATAGTTGGCAAAAATGTAGGGAGCACAAATAAGATCCGAAAGACATTGGCTGGTCGTATATGGGAATACGATAGGAGGACCTACCTTGCTTGTGTCTTATCGATTACGTGGGTATCAAATACTCCTACTGACATCCAGTCTCAGAAACAGATGCAGtttattggataatattttcatataaaatatttaataatcgggatcaattagatttttttaataatgatttTATCTGTGGTTACGTTTCTTCTTAACTGAGAAATCTCAtccagataatttttttttttggaatctggaaATCTCAATGTTTTCAATCCAAAAGTGCAAAAAAGTGGATAAAAGATTGCAATATCCATTTTACTCTTCATTTCTTcgctttaatttggaaaataaaaaacgaataaaacaCACATCAGTTTTCACCTTTGTAACGGGCTGTTGCAATTCAAAATAACAAAGaggattgaaacaaaaaacatgtaTTTCTTGGGCGTGTTCTTGCATTTATACTGTTAAGTCACTAATCTAGAAAACATTCTACAAATTCCTGAAACAATAGCTTTAATCAATTTAATTAGAAGATAATTCTTAAAGTATTGCTTGTATTGCATGCAATGCGATCGTCGGCCAACCACTAACCATGGATTCATTAATAGCCTCTGGCTGTCTGCTGCACAATTGCAATGGGTGCTTTTGTGTTTTTGACTCAATGAattccaaatgaaaaaatacAGAACACTTTTATTTACAAAAGTTGTAGTCTTTAGTAAATTTCAACACACTTAGCAGTGACAAAAAGCCAACAACAAACCACTGGAACAATGTCACCAACACCGCAAGGGAATAGAGCGTAACATGAACGATATAACGGCTAGTATAACATGCCTTCATTAccatttttgtcttttttttttgcagatgtCAACAGGAAGACCCATCAAATGTGTTGTCGTTGGCGATGGTACGGTCGGCAAGACATGCATGTTAATATCATATACCACAGACAGTTTTCCCGGTGAATATGTGCCTACAGTGTAAGTGTTTCATCATTTTCCTTATGAAAATTCTTGATACGGATATATTGTGTTAATGGTATCTATTTGTTTTGTATGTTTCCCGTTTCCCATTTCTGTTTGGCAAatgaaaagttttgacaactatTCAGCGCCAATGCAAGTGGACACAATACAGGTATCACTGGGTCTATGGGATACAGCTGGACAAGAGGATTATGATAGACTCCGACCACTTTCATATCCACAAACTGATGTTTTTCTGATATGTTTCTCAGTGGCGAGTCCATCATCATTTGAAAATGTCACCTCAAAATGGTATCCCGAAATAAAACACCACTGCCCAGATGCGCCCATAATATTAGTTGGTAAGTATAGTGTTaatgtaaattatttatttattacaaaatttatatttatactaaattATGAATATAAGGGTTTTGACCTAATACAATCATTTGAATCAAACCCTATAAGGtggaaatgttgcaaaattttaaaaagtgttAGTGTTTCATGCAATCCGTAGTGCGTAATTTTTCATAAGTAGTCATCTCCATGCAATCTGCGTGAATCACATTGTTCAATATCTTTTGATTGTCTAAATGTACGAGATTTCACATTTCAAGACTGAAGCGGAGTTAGAAATATGGAAATATCGATCTCCGACTATTTGAAGTATGTATTCTTCATCAGGGAAATTCAAAGACAATATATggagccaccgcggtgcaatggttagcatgcccgccttacacacaaggtcgtgggttcgattcctgcttcgaccgaatacataaaagtttttcagcggtggattatcccacctcagtaatgccggtgtGCTGCGTTTGTTGTGGCCAACAGTTAGAGCCCGCTGCAAGAGATTGGATTGTGGAATTTCAGTCATCTTTGGCGGAGTGACGGTGACAGGTTCGAAGAGATGCGCTAGACAACTGACAGTTTTTCGAGTATCCCAAGAGTGATGGAGCGAAAAGAAGAGCCATTCTTcgcattatttctatcgaaaattttatcaacatttttgttctatcgaaaattttgtccacattttattcccatagtcaattttgtcaaaatatgtgttctatagaaaattttgtcaaaattttattcctatcgaaaagtttgttaaaatcttatttctatagaaaactttgtcaaaattttatttctatagacaattttgtcaacattttagttctatagcaaattttgtcaaaatttttgttctatagaaaatgttatcaaaattttttttctatagaaaatgttgtcaaaactttggttctatcgaaaattttgtcaacatttttactctataaaaaattttgccaacatttttattctatagaaaatgttgtcaaaatttttgttctatagaaaactttgtcaaaattttattcctatagaaaattttgtcaaaagtttatttctacagaaaaatttttcaaaaatttatttctatagaaaattttgtcgaaattttatttctatagaaaattttgtcaacattttatttctgtagaaaattttgtcaaaatttttgttctattcaaaattttgtcaaaatttttgttctatagaaaattttgtcaaaatttttgttctatagaaaatttgtgtcacaatttttgttctatggaaaatgttgtcaaaatttttgttctatagaaaatgttgtcaaaactttggttctacagaaaattttgtcaaaatttttactctataaaaaattgtgtcaaaatgtttattataacaacattttctatatgttgtcaaaatttttgttctatagaaaattttgtcaaaattttattcctatagaaaattttgttaaaatcttatttctatagaaaattttgtcaaaattttatttctgtagaaaattttgtcaaaattttatttctatagaaaattttgtcaacattttagttctataaaacattttgacaaaattatgataaacatttttatgataaacattttctatagaatgaacattttgacacaattttttatagagtaaaaattttgacaaaattttttgtagaaccaaagtttgacaacattttctatagaacaaaaattttgacaacattttctatagaacaaaaattttgacaaaattttctatagaacaaaaattttgacaaaattttctacagaaataaaatgttgacaaaattttctatagaaataaaatttcgacaaaattttctatagaaataaatttttgaaaaaaattttctgtagaaataaaattttgacaaaattttctataggaataaaattttgacaaagttttctatagaacaaaaattttgacaacattttctatagaataaaatttttgataaaattttttgtagagtaaaaaatttgacaaaattttctatagaaccaaagttttgacaacattttctatagaacaaacattttgataaaattttctatagaacaaacattttgacaaaattttctatagaacaaaaaaatgcacaaaattttctatagaataacaattctatttctatataaataaaaattttgtcaatatttttatttatatagaaaattttgtcaacattttatttctatagaaaattttgtcaaaattttatttccatagaaaattttgtcaaaattttatttttatagaaaattttgtcaaaattttatttgtacagaatgttttgtcaaaattttatatctatagaaaattttgtcaaaattttatttctatagaaaattttgctaaaattttagttctataaaacattttgacaaaattatgataaacttttctatagaacaaaaattttgacaacattttctatagaataaacattttgacacaattttttatagagtaaaaattttgacaaaattttctgtagaaccaaagttttgacaacattttctatagaacaaaaattttgacaaaaactttgacaaaattttctatagaacaaaaattttgacaaaatgttctatagaacaaaaattttgacaaaattttctataggcataaaattttgacaaagttttctgtagaacaaaaattttgacaacattttctatagaataaaaattttgacaaaattttttatagagtaaaaattttgacaaaattttctataaccaaagttttgacaacattttctatagaacaaaaattttgacaaaattttctatagaacaaaaaaattcacaaaattttctatagaataacattttgacaaaattttctacagaaataaaatgttgacaaaattttatatagaaataaaatttcgacaaaattttctatagaaataaaattttaacatatgttgacaaaattttctatagaaatataattttgacaatattttctgtagaaatacaattttaacaattttctatagaaataaaactttgacaggtAATGGGAGACTATATACAAAAAGAtttgttcataaaatttaaaataggattttgtatatttttttttcattttcttcaaatcttggtagattattttt contains these protein-coding regions:
- the Mtl gene encoding rac family small GTPase Mtl; protein product: MSTGRPIKCVVVGDGTVGKTCMLISYTTDSFPGEYVPTVFDNYSAPMQVDTIQVSLGLWDTAGQEDYDRLRPLSYPQTDVFLICFSVASPSSFENVTSKWYPEIKHHCPDAPIILVGTKIDLREDRETLSALAEQGLAPLKREQGQKLANKIRAVKYMECSALTQRGLKQVFEEAVRAVLRPEPQKRRQRKCIVM